A single window of Candidatus Deferrimicrobiaceae bacterium DNA harbors:
- a CDS encoding class I SAM-dependent methyltransferase, protein MLTPDENPQENVARDGGSPASRKTGEYGSRGDYHRDISPDWSYYPLYLSKKKFVLDFISAYPRETSIVDVGCGEGVFVEELAKRGYVRVLGVDDNYSSDIVVRGSVLALPIEDERYDVAFFLDVIEHIPIERQADAIRELLRVLKPGGSLVISIPNLAHLASRVRFLLKGKFVRTASVEKHPGDRPIAEYMKMLEEGGFLLAERKGFFPTVPVLYKLVQRKPSRYLWLYDLLNRLLPNANWCFLNILVCRKGGGRAA, encoded by the coding sequence ATGCTCACTCCGGATGAGAACCCGCAGGAAAACGTCGCAAGGGACGGCGGATCGCCCGCCTCCCGGAAGACCGGTGAATACGGGAGTCGGGGGGATTACCATCGGGACATCTCCCCGGATTGGTCGTACTATCCCCTGTACCTCTCCAAGAAGAAGTTCGTGCTCGATTTCATTTCCGCCTATCCCCGGGAGACCTCGATCGTCGACGTGGGGTGCGGGGAGGGCGTGTTCGTCGAGGAACTGGCGAAACGAGGATACGTCCGCGTCCTGGGTGTGGACGACAACTACTCCTCCGACATCGTGGTCCGCGGAAGCGTGCTCGCCCTTCCCATCGAGGACGAACGGTACGACGTGGCGTTTTTCCTCGACGTGATCGAGCATATCCCGATCGAGAGGCAGGCCGATGCGATCCGGGAACTCCTCCGGGTCCTGAAACCCGGGGGATCCCTCGTCATCTCCATCCCCAACCTGGCCCACCTGGCCTCCCGGGTCCGCTTCCTCCTGAAAGGCAAGTTCGTCCGGACGGCCTCCGTGGAGAAACATCCGGGAGACCGGCCGATCGCCGAATATATGAAAATGCTGGAGGAGGGCGGATTCCTCCTCGCGGAGAGGAAAGGGTTTTTTCCCACGGTGCCGGTGCTCTACAAGCTCGTCCAGAGAAAACCGTCCCGGTATCTGTGGCTGTATGATCTCCTGAATCGGCTCCTCCCGAACGCGAACTGGTGTTTCCTCAACATCCTGGTCTGCAGGAAAGGCGGAGGTCGGGCCGCGTGA
- a CDS encoding glycosyltransferase family 4 protein has product MRVAIARYRYSPHGGGERYLDAMAERLRETGADLRILSSSWERAEMSGSTWVPLRVPNRPAPVRLFLFARAVRQWARAHPDWLLFSWERLPGTEVYRAGDGCHAEWLARKRSLRPHAAMLDRMRPLHRAHLLLERKMFSSEKLLAVIANSSRGKEEIVRHYGVAGEKIVVIHNGVDLSRFPASEKDQARAALRGRFGIPEEETVFLFVGSGFARKGMGALTNAAIALARRRKRFRILVVGKGDPRPYRERAEAGGAGGAFLFPGPVSGAEDFYLGSDAFVFPTIYEPFSNACLEALAAGLPVITTEANGAAEIFRDGDAGFLLADPFDAATLADRMEDLLDGRLRSRMGAAARAAAEQVPLEKKVGEVLRVLSLAWERKTGVPPASPSPAGGERGETTGSC; this is encoded by the coding sequence ATGCGGGTAGCGATCGCGCGATACCGGTACTCCCCCCATGGGGGAGGGGAGCGGTACCTGGACGCCATGGCGGAACGTTTGCGGGAGACCGGTGCCGATCTGCGGATCCTCTCGTCCTCATGGGAAAGGGCGGAGATGTCGGGCTCCACCTGGGTGCCGCTGCGCGTTCCGAATCGCCCCGCGCCCGTGCGTCTTTTTCTTTTCGCGCGCGCGGTCCGGCAATGGGCGCGGGCCCACCCGGACTGGCTTCTCTTTTCCTGGGAACGGTTGCCGGGGACCGAGGTGTATCGCGCGGGGGACGGGTGCCATGCCGAGTGGCTGGCAAGGAAACGGTCCTTGAGGCCGCATGCCGCCATGCTGGACCGCATGCGTCCGTTGCACCGGGCCCATCTCCTGCTGGAGCGGAAGATGTTTTCGTCGGAGAAGCTCCTTGCCGTCATCGCGAATTCGTCCCGGGGGAAGGAGGAAATCGTCAGGCATTACGGCGTGGCGGGAGAAAAAATCGTCGTCATACACAACGGGGTCGATCTCTCGCGGTTTCCGGCGTCGGAGAAGGATCAGGCGAGGGCGGCCCTTCGCGGGCGATTCGGTATCCCCGAGGAAGAGACCGTCTTCCTGTTCGTGGGGTCCGGGTTCGCCCGCAAGGGGATGGGCGCCCTGACGAATGCCGCGATCGCCCTGGCCCGCAGAAGGAAGCGGTTCCGCATTCTGGTTGTCGGGAAAGGGGATCCTCGCCCGTACCGGGAGAGAGCGGAGGCGGGGGGAGCCGGGGGGGCGTTTCTCTTTCCCGGGCCCGTGAGCGGAGCCGAAGACTTCTACCTGGGATCGGACGCATTCGTGTTCCCGACGATCTACGAGCCCTTCAGCAACGCGTGCCTCGAGGCCCTGGCCGCCGGTCTTCCGGTGATCACCACGGAGGCGAACGGCGCGGCGGAGATTTTCCGGGACGGGGATGCGGGGTTTCTCCTGGCGGATCCTTTCGACGCCGCTACGCTTGCGGACCGCATGGAGGATCTGTTGGATGGCCGCCTGCGGTCGCGGATGGGGGCTGCCGCCCGGGCGGCGGCCGAGCAAGTACCTTTGGAGAAGAAGGTGGGGGAGGTCCTCCGCGTCCTTTCCCTGGCATGGGAAAGGAAAACGGGGGTGCCGCCCGCATCGCCCTCGCCGGCCGGAGGAGAGAGGGGGGAGACGACCGGGTCATGTTGA
- a CDS encoding glycosyltransferase family 4 protein yields the protein MLTLMHTESSLAWGGQENRTLQELRGLSRMGYRVLVLCPPQAEIGRRAAAEGIPVRFRSMRKSYDVAAVSAIRNVIRDEQVDILNTHSGRDSLLAGLAGRLSSRRPIIVRTRHLALPITSRISYRYLPHRVVTVSEYVRRYLIDEGIPAERVMAVPTGIDTERFSPGAAAGTLREELRLSSHVPLVGIVAILRRKKGHHVLLDAVPEILRAVPEAVFVMAGNGPQRDNIEGKIRSLGLSKKVFLLGLRKDVPNVIASLDLFVLPTLEEALGTAFLEAMAMEKPVVGTRVGGVGEVIEDGVNGHLVPPENPATLARAIVDILRDREKGRRMGIEGRKIVQEKYTVEVMCAKMSSLYRSLAGELRK from the coding sequence ATGTTGACGCTGATGCACACGGAATCCTCCCTCGCGTGGGGAGGCCAGGAAAACCGGACGCTCCAGGAATTGCGAGGCCTGTCCCGGATGGGGTACCGGGTCCTCGTCCTCTGTCCCCCGCAGGCCGAGATCGGAAGGCGCGCCGCGGCGGAAGGAATTCCGGTCCGGTTCCGCTCCATGCGGAAAAGCTATGACGTGGCCGCGGTGTCGGCGATCCGAAACGTCATACGGGACGAACAGGTCGATATCCTGAACACCCACAGCGGCAGGGACAGCCTGCTGGCGGGGTTGGCGGGGCGTTTGTCCTCCCGGCGCCCCATCATCGTCCGTACGCGCCATCTGGCGCTTCCCATCACGTCGAGGATCTCGTACCGGTATCTCCCCCATCGGGTGGTCACGGTAAGCGAATATGTCCGGCGGTATCTGATCGACGAGGGCATTCCGGCGGAGAGGGTCATGGCCGTTCCCACCGGAATCGATACGGAGCGTTTTTCCCCCGGGGCGGCGGCCGGGACGTTGCGGGAGGAGCTCAGGTTGTCCTCGCACGTGCCGCTGGTAGGGATCGTGGCGATCCTTCGAAGGAAGAAGGGGCACCATGTCCTGCTGGATGCGGTGCCCGAAATTCTCCGGGCCGTCCCGGAGGCGGTTTTCGTGATGGCGGGGAACGGTCCGCAGCGGGACAACATCGAGGGAAAGATCCGGAGCCTGGGCCTGTCGAAGAAGGTGTTCCTCCTCGGCCTGAGAAAGGATGTGCCCAACGTGATCGCCTCCCTGGACCTGTTTGTTCTGCCGACCCTGGAGGAAGCGCTGGGTACCGCTTTTCTCGAGGCGATGGCGATGGAAAAGCCGGTCGTGGGGACCCGCGTCGGAGGGGTCGGCGAAGTGATCGAGGACGGCGTAAACGGCCATCTCGTCCCCCCCGAAAACCCCGCGACCCTGGCCCGTGCGATCGTCGACATCCTTCGGGACAGGGAGAAAGGCCGGCGGATGGGAATCGAAGGACGGAAGATCGTCCAGGAGAAGTACACTGTCGAGGTGATGTGCGCGAAGATGAGTTCCCTCTACCGGTCTCTTGCCGGGGAGCTGCGCAAATGA
- a CDS encoding glycosyltransferase family 4 protein produces MRVVYSIPTRIGASGLGGNSFEALKGIYARGYLERVVAYGNRQQEIPARYIRPMRFYAAKIFSNLPARYYYPAKMKSLDRLTVRVLRKGADLFHGWSGSSLRSLRYCRERGIVSFMENPAPHFRYTEEIMNREYDELGIRWKKDPEVFARFFGFGPDYLQEEYDSAQYLILESDFTRDTFRTNGIGEEKLLVVPSGVDTNRFVPPPRREAGPFRAIFVGAIGVRKGVRYLLEAWKNLKLASAELLLVGIVQDDMRPVLERYVKSDPSIRMAGFVGDLVRLYQDASVFIFPSLSEGSAKVTYEAMACGLPMIVTPNAGSVVRDGEDGYIVPVRDNALLGEKILRLYENPGLREEMGRRARNHIESYTWDAHRKLLIETYEKAYSDAHSG; encoded by the coding sequence ATGAGGGTCGTCTATTCCATCCCGACGCGCATCGGTGCAAGTGGCCTCGGGGGCAACAGTTTTGAGGCGCTGAAGGGGATTTACGCCCGGGGGTACCTCGAGAGAGTGGTGGCGTACGGGAACCGACAGCAGGAGATCCCGGCGCGCTATATAAGGCCCATGCGGTTTTATGCGGCGAAGATCTTCTCCAACCTTCCCGCACGATACTACTATCCGGCCAAGATGAAATCCCTGGACAGGCTGACGGTCCGTGTCCTCCGGAAGGGGGCCGACCTGTTCCACGGATGGTCCGGCAGTTCCCTCCGCTCCCTTCGATATTGCCGGGAGAGGGGCATCGTCTCGTTCATGGAGAATCCCGCCCCGCATTTCCGGTACACCGAGGAGATCATGAACCGGGAGTACGACGAGCTCGGGATCCGCTGGAAGAAGGACCCCGAGGTGTTCGCGCGGTTTTTCGGGTTCGGTCCCGACTATCTCCAGGAGGAGTACGATTCGGCCCAATACCTGATCCTCGAATCGGACTTCACGCGCGACACATTTCGGACGAACGGAATCGGGGAGGAAAAACTGCTTGTGGTTCCCAGTGGTGTGGACACAAACCGGTTCGTTCCTCCTCCGAGGCGGGAAGCGGGACCGTTCCGGGCGATATTCGTCGGGGCGATCGGAGTCCGAAAGGGAGTCCGGTACCTGCTGGAGGCGTGGAAGAACCTGAAGCTCGCGAGCGCGGAACTGCTCCTGGTGGGTATCGTCCAGGACGACATGCGGCCCGTACTGGAGAGGTACGTGAAAAGCGACCCAAGCATCCGGATGGCGGGGTTTGTGGGCGATCTCGTCAGGCTCTACCAGGATGCCTCGGTGTTCATCTTCCCTTCTCTCTCCGAGGGGAGCGCGAAGGTCACGTACGAGGCCATGGCGTGCGGCCTCCCGATGATCGTCACCCCGAACGCGGGTTCGGTCGTCCGCGACGGAGAGGACGGGTACATCGTCCCCGTGAGGGACAATGCCTTGCTGGGGGAGAAGATCCTCCGCCTGTACGAAAATCCGGGACTCCGGGAGGAGATGGGCCGGCGGGCGAGGAACCATATCGAATCCTACACGTGGGATGCCCACAGGAAATTGCTGATCGAGACCTACGAAAAGGCCTATTCCGATGCTCACTCCGGATGA
- a CDS encoding polysaccharide deacetylase family protein: MSPVPVLMYHHVNPHAGDLVTVTPRVFEGQMRHLRSRGYHSLSLDALMGYLGGATVPSRSVVITFDDGWLDNYLHAFPVLQRYDLRATIFLVTDRVNQASRGRREDDAPVPTHRESKMLVRGGKAQQVALNWDHVREMAAGGLVEFHSHTKSHAKCDTLSAGELEEELGGSKEEIERRTGRPCPFVCWPHGSGSDAAIETAKRLGYRGAFTTKPGVVEPGSDPFDIRRIVVKDDVGWFEKRMAVYTSATLSKLYLKVKKA; this comes from the coding sequence ATGAGCCCGGTTCCGGTCCTCATGTACCATCACGTCAATCCCCACGCGGGGGATCTCGTGACGGTGACCCCCCGGGTGTTCGAGGGACAGATGCGGCATCTTCGCAGCAGGGGATACCACTCCCTTTCCCTGGATGCGCTGATGGGGTATCTGGGGGGAGCAACGGTCCCGTCAAGATCCGTCGTGATCACGTTCGACGACGGCTGGCTGGACAACTACCTGCACGCCTTCCCCGTTCTGCAACGATACGACCTCCGCGCGACGATCTTTCTCGTGACCGACCGGGTGAACCAGGCGTCCCGGGGGCGGCGGGAAGACGATGCCCCCGTTCCGACCCACCGGGAATCGAAGATGCTGGTGCGCGGGGGGAAGGCGCAACAGGTCGCGCTAAACTGGGACCATGTCCGCGAGATGGCGGCGGGGGGCCTGGTGGAGTTCCACTCCCACACGAAGTCCCACGCGAAGTGCGACACCCTCTCCGCGGGGGAGCTCGAGGAGGAGCTCGGGGGGTCCAAGGAGGAGATCGAGCGGAGGACGGGACGGCCGTGCCCGTTCGTATGCTGGCCCCACGGAAGTGGAAGCGACGCCGCGATCGAAACGGCGAAGAGGCTGGGATACCGGGGGGCCTTCACCACGAAGCCCGGTGTCGTGGAGCCCGGCTCCGACCCGTTCGACATCCGCAGGATCGTCGTCAAGGACGATGTCGGGTGGTTCGAGAAACGGATGGCCGTGTACACGAGCGCGACCCTGTCGAAACTGTACCTCAAGGTGAAAAAGGCATGA
- the rfaQ gene encoding putative lipopolysaccharide heptosyltransferase III — MGDSLAGRNVRSIVVFKLRHIGDVLLSTPAFRALRQAFPEARIAAVVNEGTQEMLSGNPDIDRLVVFRRGRRDGGGKGRLREELALLRGLRSLRPDLAVSFTEGDRSAVLSLLSGAKFRAGVAPARRGMWGKERLYTHLCPRPGLYRHQAMKDLDVLAAAGIPAADLRLRLFFLEEEKEGARRKLSGAGVSEGAPYAVVQPTSRWKFKCWTEEGMAGIVRYLAERGIVPVVTSGPDPSEVVQAERIAASSGVPAVSLAGRFSLKELGAAIADARLFLGVDSAPMHIAAAVGTPVVALFGPTGAFNWAPWEGIDWGYTAERPAGTRRVGRHVVVQKEGECAPSGGGGCGETRRSPVMEEITIEEVVEEVDRILGRNAGKAGPACG; from the coding sequence ATGGGGGATAGCCTCGCGGGGCGGAACGTAAGGTCCATCGTCGTCTTCAAGCTGCGGCACATCGGGGATGTCCTTCTCTCCACCCCCGCGTTCCGCGCGTTGCGGCAGGCGTTCCCCGAGGCCCGGATCGCGGCCGTGGTGAACGAGGGGACGCAGGAGATGCTCTCCGGGAACCCGGACATCGACCGTCTTGTCGTGTTCCGCCGGGGGCGCAGGGATGGCGGGGGAAAGGGGCGCTTGCGGGAGGAGCTTGCCCTCCTCAGGGGCCTCCGGTCCCTCCGTCCGGATCTGGCCGTAAGCTTCACCGAGGGGGACCGCAGCGCGGTTCTCTCCCTGCTCTCCGGGGCGAAGTTCCGCGCCGGTGTCGCCCCCGCCCGCCGGGGGATGTGGGGGAAGGAGCGGCTCTACACCCACCTTTGCCCCCGCCCCGGATTGTACCGGCATCAGGCGATGAAGGATCTCGACGTGCTCGCGGCCGCGGGAATCCCCGCGGCGGACCTGCGATTGCGGCTTTTCTTCCTGGAGGAGGAGAAGGAGGGGGCGCGACGCAAGCTCTCCGGCGCGGGGGTTTCGGAAGGCGCTCCCTATGCCGTGGTCCAGCCCACGTCGCGTTGGAAGTTCAAGTGCTGGACGGAGGAGGGGATGGCCGGGATCGTGCGATACCTGGCGGAGCGGGGGATCGTACCCGTAGTGACCTCCGGGCCGGATCCTTCCGAGGTCGTCCAGGCCGAACGGATCGCGGCGTCGAGCGGTGTCCCGGCGGTTTCCCTGGCCGGGCGATTCAGCCTGAAGGAACTGGGGGCGGCCATCGCGGACGCCCGCCTCTTCCTCGGGGTGGACTCGGCGCCGATGCATATCGCCGCCGCGGTGGGGACGCCGGTCGTCGCGCTCTTCGGTCCCACGGGGGCGTTCAACTGGGCGCCCTGGGAGGGGATCGACTGGGGATACACGGCGGAGCGGCCGGCCGGGACGCGCCGGGTCGGCCGACACGTCGTCGTCCAGAAGGAAGGGGAGTGCGCCCCGTCCGGGGGGGGCGGGTGCGGGGAAACCAGGCGCAGCCCCGTCATGGAGGAGATCACGATCGAGGAGGTCGTCGAGGAAGTCGACCGGATTCTCGGAAGGAACGCCGGGAAGGCGGGTCCGGCATGCGGGTAG